A single genomic interval of Pseudochaenichthys georgianus chromosome 3, fPseGeo1.2, whole genome shotgun sequence harbors:
- the mex3b gene encoding RNA-binding protein MEX3B — MPSSLFADSGVQGDALDDQRALQIALDQLSLLGLDNDDNPLYDNQELRKKSVNMTECVPVPSSEHVAEIVGRQGCKIKALRAKTNTYIKTPVRGEEPVFVVTGRREDVAMARREIISAAEHFSMIRASRNKNTSPTGTGTPVPGPPNLPGQTTIQVRVPYRVVGLVVGPKGATIKRIQQQTHTYIVTPSRDKEPVFEVTGMPENVDRAREEIEAHIAMRTGGLIEVQDENDFHANGTDVGFDLHGHPTAWSKPGAGVTPSSVRKPFSNYRNDSSSSLGSASTDSYYNSSRMADYSPPSPALSYTTTNNNNGNNNNNNINTNGNGFVYGSDVISPDCTDLTFDSSSGFDSAPTPPGLLWSQYESRRTPSSPGGSSSTSAIFPVNSSNANGIVVSQRRVNGCTPQPRLSPPLHSLSGGHGEHPLARRVRSDPGGGPLTFPGYSNTVATLPGPHLPGVSCDSSASSTSSSSSTSSGTSRKGSRDCSVCFESEVIAALVPCGHNLFCMECANRICERNEPQCPVCHAGVTQAIRIFS, encoded by the exons ATGCCCAGCTCGCTGTTCGCAGACAGCGGCGTCCAGGGGGATGCACTGGACGACCAGAGAGCCCTGCAGATCGCCCTGGATCAGCTCTCCCTGCTCGGCTTGGACAACGACGACAACCCGCTGTACGACAACCAGGAGCTCCGGAAGAAGAGCGTCAACATGACCGAATGCGTCCCGGTTCCCAGCTCCGAGCATGTGGCTGAGATTGTTGGCAGACAGg GTTGCAAGATCAAAGCGCTGCGAGCCAAGACCAACACCTACATAAAGACCCCCGTGCGAGGGGAGGAGCCCGTGTTTGTGGTGACGGGCCGGAGGGAGGATGTGGCCATGGCCAGGAGGGAGATCATCTCAGCCGCGGAGCACTTCTCCATGATCCGAGCCTCCAGGAACAAAAACACCAGCCCCACCGGGACTGGGACCCCAGTGCCAGGACCGCCGAACCTGCCCGGACAGACCACCATCCAGGTGCGGGTGCCTTACCGTGTGGTGGGGCTCGTTGTAGGTCCCAAAGGGGCCACCATCAAGCGCATCCAGCAGCAGACCCACACCTACATCGTGACCCCCAGCCGGGACAAAGAGCCGGTGTTCGAGGTGACGGGGATGCCGGAGAACGTGGACCGAGCCCGGGAGGAGATCGAAGCACACATCGCCATGAGGACTGGAGGCCTCATCGAGGTGCAGGATGAAAATGACTTCCACGCCAACGGTACAGATGTAGGTTTCGATCTGCACGGGCACCCCACCGCGTGGTCCAAGCCGGGCGCCGGGGTGACCCCCTCCTCGGTGCGTAAGCCCTTCTCCAACTACCGCAACGACTCGTCCTCCTCCCTgggcagcgcctccacagactCCTACTACAACAGCTCCCGAATGGCCGACTACAGCCCCCCCAGCCCTGCCCTCAGCTACAccaccaccaacaacaacaacgggaacaacaataacaacaacatcaACACTAACGGCAACGGCTTTGTTTACGGGAGCGACGTGATCTCGCCGGACTGCACTGATCTGACTTTTGACTCGTCTTCAGGGTTTGACTCTGCGCCCACCCCCCCAGGCCTCCTGTGGTCCCAGTACGAGAGCCGCAGGACCCCCTCCTCCCCTGGAGGCAGCTCCTCCACCTCAGCCATATTCCCCGTCAACTCCTCTAATGCCAATGGGATCGTGGTGAGTCAGAGGAGGGTTAACGGTTGCACCCCCCAGCCCAgactctccccccccctccataGCCTCAGCGGGGGCCACGGTGAGCACCCGTTAGCCAGGAGGGTGCGCAGTGACCCCGGCGGGGGCCCTCTCACTTTCCCTGGTTATTCCAATACTGTGGCCACCCTGCCGGGCCCCCACCTGCCCGGGGTCTCCTGCGACTCCTcggcctcctccacctcctcctcctcctccacctcctctggCACCAGCCGGAAAGGCAGCCGCGACTGCTCGGTGTGCTTCGAGAGCGAGGTCATCGCCGCCCTGGTCCCCTGTGGGCACAACCTCTTCTGTATGGAATGTGCCAATCGTATCTGTGAGAGGAACGAGCCACAATGCCCCGTCTGCCACGCCGGCGTCACTCAGGCTATACGTATATTTTCATAG